Proteins encoded in a region of the Triticum dicoccoides isolate Atlit2015 ecotype Zavitan chromosome 3A, WEW_v2.0, whole genome shotgun sequence genome:
- the LOC119268568 gene encoding 1,4-dihydroxy-2-naphthoyl-CoA synthase, peroxisomal-like, whose protein sequence is MCARILQRDCLKASHLIPVPAYLSALSMDAAERRLARVTAHLLPSSFPLASAPLLAPSPAAASSSPAGDSYRRVHGDVSSEPPEWRAATDEDGKGFVDIIYEKSVGEGIAKITINRPDRRNAFRPLTVKELMRAFSDARDDSSIGVVILTGKGSKAFCSGGDQALRDSDGYVDFDSFGRLNVLDLQVQIRRLPKPVIAMVAGYAVGGGHVLHMVCDLTIAADNAIFGQTGPKVGSFDAGYGSSIMSRLVGPKKAREMWFLSRFYAAEEAERMGLVNVVVPLADLEHETVKWCRQILRNSPTAIRVLKSALNAADDGHAGLQELGGNATLIFYGTEEAKEGKNAYMERRRPDFSKFPRKP, encoded by the exons ATGTGTGCCCGCATCTTACAGCGTGACTGCCTGAAGGCAAGTCACCTTATCCCCGTCCCCGCCTACCTCTCGGCTCTCAGCATGGACGCGGCGGAGAGGAGGCTAGCTCGCGTCACGGCTCACCTCCTGCCCTCCTCCTTCCCGCTCGCCTCTGCCCCTCTCCTCGCGCCGTCCCCCGCTGCTGCGTCGTCGTCGCCCGCCGGAGACAGCTACCGGCGCGTACACGGCGATGTCTCGTCGGAGCCTCCGGAGTGGCGCGCCGCGACGGACGAGGATGGAAAGGGATTCGTCGACATCATCTACGAGAAGTCCGTCGGAGAGGGCATCGCCAAG ATCACAATCAACCGTCCTGATAGGAGAAACGCATTCAGACCACTGACTGTCAAAGAGCTGATGCGTGCCTTCAGCGATGCTAGAGATGATAGTTCGATTGGAGTTGTCATATTGACAGGGAAG GGATCCAAAGCATTCTGTAGCGGTGGCGACCAAGCCTTGAGGGATTCTGATGGGTATGTTGACTTTGATAGCTTTGGCCGGCTCAACGTTCTAGACCTCCAG GTACAAATTAGGCGCCTTCCAAAGCCAGTTATAGCAATG GTTGCTGGTTATGCAGTTGGTGGTGGACATGTTCTGCACATGGTGTGTGATCTAACAATTGCAGCTGACAACGCGATATTTGGGCAGACTGGTCCAAAG GTTGGAAGCTTTGATGCTGGCTATGGCTCTTCCATCATGTCTCGATTG GTTGGACCAAAGAAAGCCCGCGAGATGTGGTTTCTGTCACGGTTCTATGCCGCTGAAGAAGCAGAGAGAATGGGACTCGTCAATGTAGTTGTACCA CTTGCTGATTTGGAACACGAAACTGTGAAATGGTGCCGGCAAATCTTAAGGAACAGTCCCACAGCCATTCGGGTGTTGAAATCTGCACTCAATGCAGCTGATGATGGTCATGCTGGTCTTCAG GAGCTCGGCGGGAATGCGACATTGATCTTCTACGGTACTGAAGAGGCCAAAGAAGGAAAGAATGCGTACATGGAACGACGACGCCCTGATTTCTCAAAGTTCCCCCGGAAACCATGA